In Flammeovirgaceae bacterium 311, one DNA window encodes the following:
- a CDS encoding xylose isomerase domain-containing protein (COG1082 Sugar phosphate isomerases/epimerases) produces the protein MAGVLTATLAAPVVSAQTLSSTQKGKEKKRYQNGKSPWPICLDTATIRPAEGLEKKMEIAAAAGYDAIEPWDWELEEYEKNGGNLKELAKKIRDKGLFVPSMIGLWGCIPRNEEEFQKNLPATRNRMRMASEIGCSHVQAIPNEVGENYDLRFVSSCYRRLLEIGLKDYNLIPSLVFVNLFPLKTMGQATAVVLDANHPKAKIIPDVFHMYITHGGFEGLKLVKGDLFAIFQFNDAPKGMKIEEMQDKHRVYPGDGILPLPQILKDLKATGFEGCISLELYNEEYHKQDLLQVAKTGLQKTLAVIQKAGV, from the coding sequence ATGGCAGGTGTACTCACTGCTACGCTGGCTGCACCCGTTGTATCCGCGCAAACATTATCATCAACCCAAAAAGGCAAAGAAAAAAAGCGGTATCAAAACGGAAAAAGCCCCTGGCCTATTTGTCTTGATACGGCTACGATACGTCCCGCCGAAGGGCTGGAAAAGAAAATGGAAATTGCCGCTGCAGCCGGTTATGATGCCATAGAGCCCTGGGATTGGGAATTAGAGGAGTATGAAAAGAATGGTGGAAACCTGAAGGAGCTGGCTAAGAAAATAAGGGACAAAGGTCTATTTGTGCCCAGTATGATTGGTCTGTGGGGCTGTATACCAAGAAATGAAGAAGAATTTCAAAAAAATTTGCCTGCTACCCGCAATCGCATGCGCATGGCCTCAGAAATAGGATGTTCACATGTGCAGGCAATTCCTAACGAGGTTGGCGAAAATTATGATCTAAGGTTTGTCTCCTCCTGTTACCGTAGGCTGCTGGAGATTGGTCTGAAGGATTACAACCTGATACCTTCGCTGGTGTTTGTGAATCTATTTCCGCTTAAGACCATGGGACAGGCTACGGCCGTCGTCCTGGATGCCAATCATCCTAAAGCCAAAATTATTCCAGATGTGTTCCACATGTACATCACCCATGGTGGTTTTGAAGGGTTGAAGCTTGTTAAAGGGGACCTGTTTGCCATTTTCCAGTTTAACGATGCCCCAAAAGGGATGAAAATTGAGGAGATGCAGGATAAACACCGCGTTTATCCCGGCGATGGGATTCTGCCGCTGCCCCAAATCTTAAAAGACCTGAAGGCTACTGGTTTTGAAGGCTGTATTTCGCTGGAGCTTTACAACGAAGAATACCACAAGCAGGACCTGCTGCAGGTGGCTAAAACAGGACTGCAGAAAACACTGGCTGTCATTCAAAAAGCTGGCGTTTAA
- a CDS encoding membrane dipeptidase (COG2355 Zn-dependent dipeptidase, microsomal dipeptidase homolog), whose protein sequence is MNFFSKGIFNLNIGACLVLMLFSVSACRQGNQEAEVSGADVEADSIARIKEAPEPEYTEAEKDSVLRVRAQALAETFILVDGHVDLPYRLQNKKADISQRTEGGDFDWERAKAGGLDAPFMSIYIPASYEERGDGRELADRLIAMVEQIAKDHPNKFARANSPEEIRRNFEKGLISLPMGMENGSPVAGKLENIDYFFEKGIRYITLTHSKNNHISDSSYDPKKRWGGLSPFGREVVKRMNRVGIMVDVSHISDSAFYQVLRITEAPVVATHSSARRFTPGFERNMSDDMIRALAQNGGVMMVNFGSSFISDDSRKLWDRSKGIAERWGEQQGLAAQDEAVTKYREKYFHEQGGRTNVQAVADHIDHVVSLVGIEHVGLGSDFDGVGDTLPEGLIDVSDYPNLIYELLKRGYSEEDIQKICSDNVFRVWEAVEKIAEK, encoded by the coding sequence ATGAATTTTTTTTCCAAAGGGATTTTTAACCTGAATATTGGCGCCTGCCTGGTACTCATGCTTTTTTCAGTTAGTGCCTGCCGGCAGGGAAATCAGGAAGCTGAGGTTTCGGGTGCAGATGTTGAGGCTGATTCTATCGCCAGAATCAAGGAGGCCCCTGAGCCAGAGTATACAGAAGCTGAAAAAGATTCTGTGCTGCGCGTACGGGCGCAGGCGCTGGCAGAAACCTTTATTCTTGTAGATGGCCATGTTGATCTGCCCTATCGCCTGCAAAACAAAAAAGCTGACATTTCGCAACGCACAGAAGGGGGCGATTTTGACTGGGAGCGGGCAAAAGCGGGCGGTCTGGATGCGCCCTTTATGTCGATTTACATACCGGCCTCTTACGAGGAAAGGGGGGACGGCAGGGAGCTGGCCGACAGGCTTATTGCTATGGTAGAGCAGATAGCCAAGGATCATCCCAACAAATTTGCCCGCGCAAATTCTCCGGAAGAGATACGCCGTAATTTTGAAAAAGGGCTTATTTCGCTGCCCATGGGCATGGAGAATGGATCTCCGGTGGCTGGCAAGCTGGAAAACATTGATTATTTTTTTGAAAAAGGGATTCGCTACATTACGCTTACCCACAGCAAAAACAACCACATCAGCGACTCCTCCTACGATCCCAAAAAGCGATGGGGAGGCCTTAGTCCCTTTGGCCGGGAGGTTGTAAAGCGTATGAATAGGGTGGGCATCATGGTAGATGTATCGCACATATCAGACAGTGCCTTTTACCAGGTGCTGCGGATTACAGAGGCACCCGTGGTGGCCACTCACTCCTCTGCCCGCCGTTTTACCCCGGGCTTTGAAAGGAATATGTCGGACGATATGATCCGGGCACTGGCCCAAAACGGAGGAGTTATGATGGTGAATTTTGGCTCTTCATTTATCTCCGATGATTCCAGGAAGCTATGGGATCGCTCTAAAGGAATAGCGGAGCGCTGGGGTGAGCAGCAGGGGCTGGCTGCACAGGATGAGGCGGTCACCAAATACAGGGAAAAGTATTTTCATGAACAGGGAGGCCGTACCAACGTACAGGCGGTGGCAGATCATATAGACCATGTGGTATCGCTGGTGGGCATTGAGCATGTAGGCCTGGGTTCGGATTTTGATGGTGTGGGCGATACGCTCCCCGAAGGCCTGATAGATGTATCTGATTATCCAAACCTAATTTATGAGCTGCTAAAAAGGGGCTACAGCGAAGAAGACATTCAAAAAATATGCTCTGACAATGTGTTTAGGGTGTGGGAAGCAGTGGAAAAGATAGCTGAAAAATAG